Genomic segment of Oscillatoria salina IIICB1:
GGTAATTATTTACGAAAATTGGCTCAAGCTAGATTAATTAAGGAAACCAAGAAAAAACTTCAATTAGTGAACTTTAGCCTGCCAGCTTGCAGTTCGTCAAAAACACGATTAATTTGCGATCGCCCCTCATCGCTGACTAAAAAATCTGACAGAAAAATATTCACCAGTTGAAGATGCTCTTGACGGCTGAGTTTCCCGGTTTCGAGGATTCGCTCTACGATTTGCTTGGCACTTTGGTTATACTGATTCGGAAGGTTGGCTGCCATTGACTTGAAGTAGTTTTGGGTAAATTAGACGGACCCTACTCCTCCTTACGGGGCTTGCGGGAGGAATCGCTTTTATCTTAACTATTATCAGAGACAGTTGTGACTAGTGGAATTACCTGGCAATTATTCTTGGAGGAAGTCACTGATGCAGGTACACCGCATTCCGGCGCTATCTGATAACTACATTTTTCTACTTTACGATCCCGAAGCCAAGACAGCCGCAGCGATCGATCCTGCTGAGGCTAAACCAGTTTTAGAGCTTCTCAAAGCCTGGGATGCTGAATTGGTAGCAATTTTTAACACTCACCACCATCAAGATCATGTTGGGGGAAATAAACAGCTAATCAAGCATTTTCCCCAAGTGAGAGTTTATGGAGGTGCTAGCGATCGCGGCAGAATCCCCGGACAAGAGGTATTCTTAAATGAAGGCGATGCGGTCGAATTTGCTGGTAGAATTGGCGAAGTCTTCTTTGTTCCCGGACATACCCGCGCTCATATCGCTTACTATTTTCCCCCCACGAAACCGGATGAACCAGGGGAATTATTCTGCGGTGATACTTTATTTGCTGGTGGCTGTGGCAGACTATTTGAAGGTACGCCAGCCCAAATGGTCGATTCTTTAAGTAAAATTCGTGCTTTACCCGATAATACTCGGATTTGGTGCGCTCACGAATATACACTCAAAAATCTTCAATTTGCTCTTACCATCGATCCAGAAAATTCTGCTTTACAAACTCGTTACCGAGAAGTAGCACAAGCTCGTCAAGAAAACCAAGCTACAGTACCATCTTTACTACAAATCGAAAAATTAACCAATCCCTTTTTAGGCTGGGATCGTCGGGAATTACAAGCAGTAACCGGAATTCAAGATCCACTCCGAACCTTTGCCCGTTTACGGGGAATGAAAGACCAATTTTAATGTTAAGATAAAATGTTTGCCCTCATCGTCAGTAGCGATCGGGGAACGTTTAGCAAACTGAACAATTTTCAAACAGACTATGGCACACCGCGTACAAGTAGTATTAAGTAAAGACGTAAATAAGCTAGGTAACGCAGGGGACTTAGTGGAAGTAGCTCCAGGTTATGCTCGTAATTACCTAGTTCCTCAAGGAATTGCTGTAAGAGCAACTCCTGGTATTCTCAAGCAAGTAGAACAAAGAAGAGAAAAAGAAAGACAGCGTTTAGAAGCAGAAAAGCAACAAGCAGAAAATCGCAAAACAGCTTTGCAAACTATTGGTCGTTTTACGATCCGCAAACAAGTGGGCGAAAAAGATGCTATCTTCGGTACAGTGACGACGACAGAAGTAGCAGAAGCGATTCAACAAGCTACTGGTCAGGAAGTAGACCGTCGCGGAATTACGCTACCGGATATTAGTAGCATTGGTTTTTACGAAGCTCAAGTCAAGTTACACCCAGAAGTTACTGCAACGATTGAAATTCAAGTTGCTCCTCTTTAAATTGGGGACTGGTGATTGGGGACTGGGGATTGGGGACTGGGAAATCAGTTATCAGTTAAC
This window contains:
- the gloB gene encoding hydroxyacylglutathione hydrolase → MQVHRIPALSDNYIFLLYDPEAKTAAAIDPAEAKPVLELLKAWDAELVAIFNTHHHQDHVGGNKQLIKHFPQVRVYGGASDRGRIPGQEVFLNEGDAVEFAGRIGEVFFVPGHTRAHIAYYFPPTKPDEPGELFCGDTLFAGGCGRLFEGTPAQMVDSLSKIRALPDNTRIWCAHEYTLKNLQFALTIDPENSALQTRYREVAQARQENQATVPSLLQIEKLTNPFLGWDRRELQAVTGIQDPLRTFARLRGMKDQF
- the rplI gene encoding 50S ribosomal protein L9, which codes for MAHRVQVVLSKDVNKLGNAGDLVEVAPGYARNYLVPQGIAVRATPGILKQVEQRREKERQRLEAEKQQAENRKTALQTIGRFTIRKQVGEKDAIFGTVTTTEVAEAIQQATGQEVDRRGITLPDISSIGFYEAQVKLHPEVTATIEIQVAPL